A genomic segment from Paucidesulfovibrio longus DSM 6739 encodes:
- a CDS encoding glutamate synthase-related protein → MLFQPINKNYYEFQIERDKDRCINCQVCVRQCSYEAHYWDENRQKVMHDNTKCIGCHRCEALCPTAALTIRRTPSEFRPNANWRPVFIQNIYKQADTGGVLLAGMGSPVDIPIYWDRMLLDASQVTNPSIDPLREPMELKTFLGAKPDRIELNVDKDGKPSLKTELTPQIELATPIMFAAMSFGAINFNLHRAMARAATELGTVYNTGEGGLHRSLFKYGANTIVQVASGRFGVHRDYLNAGCGIEIKVGQGAKPGIGGHLPGEKINDKVSETRMIPIGSDAISPAPHHDIYSIEDLLQLIFALKEASEYRVPVSVKIAAVHNVAAIASGVVRAGADIVTVDGMRGGTGAAPAMIRDNVGIPIELALAAVDQRLRDEGIRHKASVVAAGGIRCSADVVKAIALGADAVYIGTATLLSVGCTLCGRCYTGKCPWGIATNDPRLSKRQNPDVASTKMVNLVKAWSHEIQEMLGGMGLNSIESLRGNRDKLRGVGLNDTELDILGVKYAGR, encoded by the coding sequence GTGCTGTTTCAGCCTATCAACAAAAACTACTACGAATTTCAGATCGAACGCGACAAGGACCGGTGCATCAACTGCCAGGTCTGTGTTCGACAGTGCTCCTACGAGGCGCACTACTGGGACGAAAACCGGCAAAAAGTCATGCACGACAATACCAAGTGCATCGGCTGCCACCGCTGTGAGGCGCTCTGTCCCACGGCGGCCCTGACGATTCGTCGGACCCCCTCTGAATTTCGACCCAACGCCAACTGGCGTCCGGTCTTCATCCAGAACATCTACAAACAGGCGGACACCGGCGGCGTGCTGCTGGCGGGCATGGGCAGCCCCGTGGACATTCCCATCTATTGGGACCGCATGCTGCTCGACGCCAGCCAGGTCACGAACCCGTCCATCGACCCGCTGCGCGAACCCATGGAGCTGAAGACCTTCCTCGGCGCCAAGCCCGACCGCATCGAGCTGAATGTGGACAAAGACGGCAAGCCGAGCCTGAAAACCGAGCTTACCCCGCAGATCGAGCTGGCAACGCCGATCATGTTCGCGGCCATGAGCTTCGGCGCCATCAACTTCAACCTGCACCGGGCCATGGCGCGCGCCGCCACGGAACTCGGCACCGTCTACAACACGGGCGAGGGCGGATTGCACCGCTCGTTGTTCAAGTACGGAGCCAACACCATCGTGCAGGTCGCCTCGGGCCGTTTCGGCGTGCACCGCGACTACCTGAACGCGGGCTGCGGCATCGAGATCAAGGTCGGCCAGGGAGCCAAGCCCGGCATCGGCGGCCACCTCCCCGGCGAGAAGATCAACGACAAGGTTTCCGAAACCCGCATGATCCCCATCGGGTCCGACGCCATCAGCCCGGCGCCGCACCATGACATCTACTCCATCGAAGACCTGCTCCAGCTGATCTTCGCGCTCAAGGAAGCCAGCGAGTACCGCGTGCCGGTTTCGGTCAAGATCGCCGCCGTGCACAACGTGGCCGCCATCGCTTCGGGCGTTGTGCGCGCCGGAGCGGACATCGTCACCGTGGACGGAATGCGCGGCGGCACGGGCGCGGCCCCGGCCATGATCCGCGACAACGTGGGCATTCCCATCGAGCTGGCCCTGGCCGCGGTGGACCAGCGGCTGCGCGACGAAGGCATTCGCCACAAGGCTTCCGTGGTCGCCGCGGGAGGCATCCGCTGCTCCGCGGACGTGGTCAAGGCCATCGCGCTCGGCGCGGACGCCGTGTACATCGGCACGGCCACGCTGCTCTCCGTGGGCTGCACGCTTTGCGGGCGCTGCTACACGGGCAAATGCCCCTGGGGCATCGCCACCAACGACCCGCGGCTCTCCAAGCGCCAGAACCCGGACGTGGCTTCCACCAAGATGGTCAACCTGGTCAAGGCCTGGAGCCACGAAATCCAGGAAATGCTCGGCGGCATGGGCCTCAACTCCATCGAGAGCCTGCGCGGCAACCGCGACAAGCTGCGGGGAGTGGGCCTGAACGACACCGAACTGGACATCCTCGGCGTCAAGTACGCCGGAAGGTAG